A genomic segment from Lineus longissimus chromosome 15, tnLinLong1.2, whole genome shotgun sequence encodes:
- the LOC135499876 gene encoding uncharacterized protein LOC135499876 isoform X2, protein MSDQGKTYSVEFERRGKEIVLANGTFKELVEAVKREFQITCEVVLDAVRPDGSECEIWGDKFLEDFDNSTCKIVVHSNAQNPCAISFGTKEYSLDAIPQSDSILITIAKEVVIPEFNVPSFVENLKMFVSCVRLTHFHLLASGNNKLAMDLHKLGRAGLKPLSDKCTITLDLFTSTCRSILETFRTVFAHCLEGLEKQAIINLECLGRKASLMKDKTAEIIKDLEYQITNTEELLENTGHEWVHESNKVEEKDQEMDRTNEKLDDLHELNDIAQSTLNEAEMAGETYRTMTREINFLKYGFWCIRYAFNKTPQVGSDYYNWVRSWNHNVQAQEEAKEARSSLKTVAAEQKREEKKLQKTEKERNDLAKQGEYLAKGLEAIKNAYLTMQAMHTFWRKMEMAIAQLTDNEPFIECLKKSDNQVIKKLLRSRAFKRQGIIYMARCVAIRDISISCGKGMSTVKAGMEAFLRETPNKSEAQRMLEDEAFVRRLELNSGPVDPSATGTDIAGAITTEEREIRHSFQQPAENWLQFGLPVEVSN, encoded by the exons ATGTCTGATCAGGGGAAGACGTATAGCGTCGAGTTTGAGAGACGAGGGAAAGAGATCGTCTTAGCTAATGGAACATTCAAGGAACTGGTGGAGGCAGTTAAGCGCGAGTTCCAGATTACCTGTGAAGTAGTATTAGATGCAGTTCGGCCAGATGGCAGCGAATGTGAAATCTGGGGTGACAAGTTCCTGGAGGACTTCGACAATTCAACATGCAAAATTGTTGTGCACTCCAATGCACAA aatcctTGCGCCATTTCATTTGGAACGAAGGAGTACAGCCTCGACGCCATCCCACAGTCGGATTCAATTCTCATAACCATCGCCAAGGAAGTGGTAATCCCGGAATTCAACGTACCAAGCTTCGTGGAAAACCTGAAAATGTTTGTCAGCTGTGTTCGCCTGACGCACTTTCACCTTCTAGCGTCCGGGAACAACAAACTTGCAATGGACCTCCACAAACTGGGGCGTGCAGGGCTGAAGCCGTTGTCAGATAAATGTACCATTACCCTTGATCTATTCACCAGTACATGTCGATCAATATTGGAAACGTTCAGAACGGTCTTCGCTCATTGTTTAGAAGGACTTGAGAAGCAGGCCATCATCAACCTAGAATGCCTTGGTCGCAAAGCCTCTTTGATGAAAGATAAGACAGCGGAGATTATCAAGGACTTGGAATATCAAATAACAAATACGGAGGAGCTGTTGGAAAACACTGGACATGAGTGGGTCCATGAAAGTAATAAGGTTGAAGAAAAGGATCAGGAGATGGATCGTACCAATGAGAAGTTGGATGATCTTCATGAGCTGAATGACATAGCTCAATCTACCCTTAATGAGGCTGAAATGGCTGGTGAAACTTACAGAACCATGACAAGAGAAATCAACTTTCTGAAATACGGCTTTTGGTGTATTCGTTATGCGTTCAATAAAACACCTCAAGTCGGTTCTGATTATTACAACTGGGTTCGGAGCTGGAACCATAATGTCCAAGCACAagaagaagcaaaagaagcGAGGTCTTCTTTGAAGACTGTTGCTGCAGAGCAGAAGAGGGAAGAGAAAAAACTTCAGAAGACGGAAAAGGAACGAAATGACCTGGCCAAGCAGGGTGAATATCTTGCAAAAGGGCTAGAAGCTATTAAGAATGCTTACCTGACCATGCAAGCTATGCACACGTTCTGGAGAAAGATGGAGATGGCCATCGCGCAGCTTACTGACAACGAGCCTTTTATTGAGTGCTTGAAGAAGTCCGATAACCAGGTCATCAAGAAGCTGTTGCGATCGAGGGCCTTCAAGCGACAAGGGATCATCTACATGGCAAG GTGCGTAGCCATACGTGATATATCCATTTCCTGTGGGAAGGGAATGAGCACGGTCAAAGCTGGAATGGAGGCGTTCTTGCGGGAAACGCCTAACAAATCAGAAGCACAGAGGATGCTTGAGGATGAAGCGTTCGTCAGACGATTAGAGTTGAACAGTGGACCAGTCGATCCGAGTGCGACTGGTACAGATATTGCGGGTGCCATAACGACGGAGGAGAGGGAGATTCGTCACTCTTTCCAGCAACCTGCAGAAAATTGGCTGCAGTTTGGACTGCCGGTTGAGGTGTCAAACTAA
- the LOC135499876 gene encoding uncharacterized protein LOC135499876 isoform X1, which translates to MSDQGVTYSVEFERRGKEISSRRVFSELVAAIKQEFAITGDVVLEAVTNDGNEIEIWGDRFLEDVDNKASTIVVYSNPQNPCAISFGAKEYRLDSIPLSDTVLVAIAKEVVIPEFNVPNFVRNLMMFVSCVRLTHLHLLASGNCRLAVEIDRLGRSGLKPLSDKCAITLDLFVCTCRDILDTFRTVFAHCLDRLEAQAVINLVCLVKKASLMKDKSAEIVKDLEDQMVKTEKLLEGTSTKWVDENEQVERQGRHIETTKGQLEVVKEMHAHTEEVIEKAKKANEKYRTLNDEVNFVIRGFWNLRYWFSNGETPPNDTGYGKWADSWKCKVQAERSSYQATHDRKVAAEEERQLKKALQEAEKRGSKLAKQGGYLERGLKAIKNAHLTMQSMHSFWTKMEMAIAQLTDNEPFIECLRKSDNQVIKKLLRSRAFKRQGIIYMARCVAIRDISIHCGKGMSAVKNDMEEFLREMPSKEEAKTILENKEFVSRLEAPLTTVNPTPAPRVTETELSVTPEEREIRNSFQQPSGNWLQFELSTSVEVTHVSASGPVPSVPASVEVTDESLGNTLVKELY; encoded by the exons ATGTCTGATCAAGGTGTAACGTATAGTGTGGAGTTTGAGCGGCGTGGGAAGGAGATCTCTTCTAGAAGGGTCTTCAGTGAACTTGTTGCAGCCATCAAACAAGAGTTCGCGATAACGGGAGATGTAGTTTTGGAGGCAGTTACAAATGATGGCAACGAAATAGAAATATGGGGAGACAGGTTCCTTGAGGACGTCGACAACAAAGCAAGCACGATTGTTGTGTATTCAAATCCACAG AATCCTTGCGCCATATCATTTGGTGCCAAGGAATACCGTCTCGACAGCATTCCGCTATCAGATACCGTCCTCGTTGCAATCGCCAAAGAAGTGGTCATACCAGAATTCAACGTCCCGAACTTCGTCAGGAACCTGATGATGTTCGTCAGCTGTGTTCGACTGACCCATCTACATCTTCTGGCCTCCGGAAATTGTCGCCTTGCGGTCGAAATTGACAGGCTCGGTCGATCTGGGCTGAAACCATTGTCAGATAAATGCGCTATCACGCTGGACCTGTTCGTGTGTACCTGCCGAGATATTTTGGATACGTTCAGGACAGTTTTTGCGCACTGCCTAGACCGTCTTGAGGCGCAAGCCGTCATAAACCTCGTCTGTCTTGTGAAAAAAGCCTCGCTGATGAAAGACAAGTCTGCTGAAATTGTCAAGGACTTAGAAGACCAGATGGTAAAGACAGAAAAACTGCTGGAAGGGACATCAACAAAATGGGTTGATGAGAATGAACAAGTTGAAAGACAAGGCAGGCACATTGAGACCACCAAAGGCCAATTGGAGGTCGTAAAAGAGATGCACGCTCATACTGAAGAGGTGATTGAGAAAGCCAAGAAAGCTAACGAAAAATACAGAACCTTGAATGACGAAGTGAACTTTGTAATACGAGGCTTTTGGAATCTGCGTTACTGGTTTTCGAACGGTGAAACGCCTCCTAACGATACAGGTTATGGAAAATGGGCTGATAGTTGGAAATGTAAAGTTCAGGCAGAGCGAAGTTCTTACCAAGCTACTCATGATAGAAAAGTGGCTGCAGAGGAGGAGCGCCAGCTAAAAAAAGCGCTACAAGAGGCGGAGAAAAGAGGAAGTAAGCTTGCCAAACAAGGTGGTTATCTTGAAAGGGGACTCAAAGCTATTAAAAACGCCCACCTGACCATGCAGTCCATGCACTCGTTTTGGACCAAGATGGAGATGGCCATCGCGCAGCTTACTGACAACGAGCCTTTCATTGAGTGCTTGAGGAAGTCCGATAACCAGGTCATCAAGAAGCTGCTGCGATCGAGGGCCTTCAAGCGACAAGGGATCATCTACATGGCAAG GTGCGTAGCCATACGAGATATCTCTATCCACTGTGGCAAGGGGATGAGTGCAGTCAAAAACGACATGGAGGAATTCTTGCGTGAAATGCCAAGCAAAGAAGAGGCAAAGACGATTCTGGAGAATAAGGAGTTCGTCAGTAGGCTTGAGGCCCCTCTCACAACAGTCAATCCGACTCCAGCCCCAAGAGTTACGGAAACCGAGCTTTCAGTAACGCCCGAGGAAAGAGAGATTCGCAACTCGTTTCAGCAGCCATCCGGCAATTGGCTGCAGTTTGAACTGTCTACATCAGTTGAGGTTACACATGTATCTGCATCTGGTCCGGTTCCATCTGTGCCTGCTTCTGTGGAGGTTACAGATGAGAGTTTAGGTAACACTCTTGTAAAAGAACTCTATTAA
- the LOC135499841 gene encoding tubulin beta chain-like: protein MREIVHMQIGQCGNQIGAKFLEVISDEHGIDPTGKYVGDNDQQLERINVYYNEAQGGNYVPRCVLVDLEPGCLDTVRSGPLGRMYRPDNFVFGQNGAGNNWAKGFYTEGAEIVENVVEVVRKESESCDCLQGFQMAHSIGGGTGAGLGTLLLSKLREEYPDRIFTTFSVVPSPKVSEVVVEPYNATLSVHQLLESTDETFIIDNEALYDICFRTLKLKEPTYADLNHLVSLTMSGITSCVRFPGQLNADLRKLATNLVPFPRLHFFMPGYAPLTSRGSREYRSLSVPEIVQQMFDSKNMMAACDPRHGRYLTAAALFRGRMSMKEVDEQILNVQNKNNQYFVEWIPNNIIASVCDIAPRDQKVTGTFIGNNTAIQELFKRIGEQFTVMFRRKGFVHWYTDEGMDLQEFTEAEANINDLVSEYQQYQDASVDDVEAEEGEEEEVEETAD, encoded by the exons ATGAGGGAAATTGTGCACATGCAGATTGGCCAGTGTGGTAATCAAATAGGCGCAAAG ttTTTGGAGGTGATTTCCGATGAACACGGGATAGACCCCACTGGGAAGTACGTTGGCGACAATGACCAGCAGTTGGAGCGCATTAATGTCTACTACAACGAGGCACAAG GCGGTAATTACGTCCCAAGATGTGTCCTCGTCGACCTTGAACCTGGATGTTTGGACACGGTGCGATCAGGTCCACTGGGAAGGATGTACAGGCCTGACAACTTCGTCTTTG GTCAGAATGGCGCGGGCAACAACTGGGCAAAGGGTTTCTACACAGAAGGAGCAGAGATCGTCGAAAACGTAGTAGAAGTCGTACGAAAGGAATCAGAAAGCTGTGACTGCCTTCAAGGCTTCCAGATGGCGCATTCGATCGGAGGAGGTACGGGAGCAGGTCTCGGGACACTGCTGCTGAGCAAGCTTCGGGAGGAGTACCCGGATAGAATATTCACAACCTTCTCCGTCGTGCCGTCGCCGAAGGTATCAGAAGTTGTGGTTGAGCCTTACAATGCTACCTTGTCGGTCCACCAGCTTTTGGAAAGCACGGATGAGACATTCATCATCGACAACGAGGCACTTTACGACATCTGCTTCCGGACCCTTAAGCTTAAGGAACCGACGTACGCCGATCTTAACCACTTGGTCTCCCTCACGATGTCGGGGATAACGTCTTGCGTACGATTCCCCGGTCAGCTAAACGCGGACTTGAGAAAGCTCGCAACAAATTTGGTGCCGTTTCCAAGATTGCATTTCTTCATGCCAGGGTATGCGCCATTGACATCAAGAGGGAGTCGTGAATACAGATCTCTTTCCGTCCCTGAGATAGTCCAGCAAATGTTCGATTCGAAAAACATGATGGCGGCGTGCGATCCGCGTCACGGGCGCTATCTGACGGCGGCTGCGCTGTTCCGCGGGCGCATGTCCATGAAAGAAGTCGACGAACAAATCCTAAACGTACagaataaaaacaatcaatacTTCGTGGAATGGATCCCGAATAACATCATAGCGTCTGTCTGCGACATCGCACCGAGGGATCAGAAGGTGACGGGTACGTTCATTGGGAACAACACGGCCATCCAGGAGCTTTTCAAGCGTATTGGAGAGCAATTTACGGTCATGTTCCGACGGAAGGGGTTCGTACATTGGTACACAGATGAGGGGATGGACCTGCAGGAATTTACTGAGGCCGAGGCAAATATAAACGACTTGGTATCGGAGTATCAACAGTACCAGGACGCATCAGTGGACGATGTGGAGGCTGAAGAGGGCGAGGAGGAAGAGGTGGAGGAGACAGCGGACTAA